ATGGCCCGCACCTCCCTGGCCTACTACTGCGGAATCGACGAGCTCAACCTGCCCTACCTCGCCTCCGGCGCGACGGGCGTGGTCAGCGTCGTGGGTAACGTCGTCGCCGACCGCAACGCCGAGCTGATCCGCGCCGTCCGCACCGGCGACCTCGACGCGGCACGGTCCGTCCAAAGAGGACTGCTCCCGCTGGTGGAAGCCATCATGCGCACCTCCCAAGGGGCGATCATGGCCAAGTCCGCCCTCGCCGAACTCGGCATCATCCCGCACCCGTCGGTCCGACTCCCGCTCCAGGAACCGCAACCGGCCCACCTCCGCCGCCTCGCCGAAGCCCTGACGACCACCGCCGTCGCGGCCTGACCGCTCCCGCTTGTCCCCGTATTCGGTTACTTGTTCCGGCGCTCCCCGCGCACCAGGCTCTGAGCAGGGGCTCGGTGGCTGATGCGCACCCGCCTCCGCTGCGCGTGACCGCGCGTCCCCTGCCGGTGGGAGCAGTTGGCGATGTCGCGGCTGGAACGACTCAACCGATGGGAACCGACAGATGAGCCCGAGTGGCAAAGATGCGTCCACAGCAGGCGAGCACCCTTGGGAGAAGGCATCCGGCGTCAGCGTGAACGCCGTTGCCGAGGCCGCGGAGACCGAGATGCGGGCCGCGGCCGCGGACACCCAGGTGATGCCCGCCGTCCAGCGATCCGCGCTGGCCGATCCGGTCGCCGCCACCAGCGGCAAGGTCGAGGCCGCCACCGAGACCACGACCAGGGCGGAGGCCAAGGCCGAGACCAAGGTGACGCCCGTCGCCACCGCCAAGCCCGCGAAGGACTCGAAGGTCCCGGCGCGGCCGGGCAACCGCGTGTCCAAGCCGGTGATCGCCGCGGCCGCGGTGGCCGGACTGGTGCTGCTGTCCGTTCCGCTGCTGGTCATGGGCCTGTCCAAGGACAACGGCCCCACGCAGGTGCAGTCCGTGCCCGCCGCGTTCGAGGACGACGCGCAGGCCCAGTCCGGTTTCGTGCCGGGAGTGGCGCAGGAGCAGTCGAACCCCGGGCAGGTGCCGCCGCCGCCCGCACCGCCGGTCGGGAGCCCGAACCAGCCGCAGGCGCCGGCCGAAGGCGGCACCCCGCCGCCCCCGCCCGCTGCCGGGGAGGAGCCCAACCGCGTCCAGGAGAACCCCGCGCCGCCCGCCGGCCCGTCCTTCACCGCGGTCACCGGTCCCGGCTGCGCGGCAGGCGGCTTCAGCACGCCCGGCTACTACACCAAGGGCGAAGCGGGCTGGAAGACCGCGAGCAGCGGCGGGCACGCCGCCGACGGCTGCAACGGCTCGTTCAACTCGCTGCCGATGTCGGGTGACCCGAACAAGGACGGTGACAACGCCGCGGTCTGGCGGTTCACTACTGGTGACGTCAGGCAGGGCAGCTGCCAGGTGTCGGTGTTCGTCCCCCGCGGTGGCCTCACCCGGGTCGGCGGCAACCCGAGCGTCTACACCGTCTACCGGACGGACCAGACGTCGAACCCGGTCGGTGACTTCCGCATCGACCAGGTCCGGCAGCAGGGCGGCTGGGTGGACGCGGGCCGCTTCCCGGTCAGCGAGGGACGTCTGACCATCAAGCTGCACTCGCGCGGAATCGACTGGACCAACGACGGCCCGACCTACGCACGCCACGCCGCGGCGCAGATCAAGGTCGCCTGCGGCGCGTGAGGTCGGCACATCGATCTTGACGGAGGAGACCGTGTTCGTTTGGGAGCAGGGCGTGTTCATGCCTGCTGACACCGACGCGATGGCCGGGTTCGAGGCGCTCGACGGAGTGCTCCTGCACTTCGCCGCCGAGATGCCCGACCGCCTCGCCACGATGATCGGCAACAAGCTGGACAGCGGTGACGTGCTCGGAGCCGCCCTCGGGCTGGCGTCCTTCGCCGCCCGCCGCGAACTGCTCGTCTCCAACAACGACCGCCGAACGCTGCGCGAGGCCATCGAGGCCCACCGCGGCGACACCGCCTGCGTCGACCAGCTCGACCGGCGCGCCGGTGCCCGCTCCAGCGCCCCGCCGCAGATCCCGGCGGCCGCCGCGACGCGGGTCATGGCCGCGGTTCCCCCGCAGGTCGCGCCGCCGCGCTCGGGCTCCGGCCAGCCCGTCCGGCGCGAGCACGCGACCGGTCGACCGACCGTCCCGCTGCCGGCCCACCGCCCGGACCCCCGGGTCGACCCGGCCGCGCAGACGCTCCTGATGCCCGCCATCAGGTGACCCGAACCCCCGGTCCTTCCCGCGGACCGGGTTCGCGCCGCGCCGCGCGCCCTAACTCCCGCGCCCTGGGCGCGCGGTGCGGTCGCACGAAGGGGTCGTGAGTTCGCAGCAGCATTCGTCGCTGCGAACTCACGACCCCTTCTTACAGTTTCTTACAACGTTTACGACCATCCCTTACAGCTGGTCGGCAACTCTTCGCGGACAGCGATCCCGCAGGTAGCGTTCCTGGTGTCCGAAAGGGGCCGGGAAAAAGCGCCGGCCCGAACTATTTCCGCCGTATCGCGACGAACAGTCGATGCTGCCTGTGCCGCGGCGCGAACCGGCGAAGTGTGGGAGTGAATCGCCTTGCTGATGCGCGTGCTGTCGGAAGTCACGGTGTTCGCCGACCAACCGGAACTGCAGGAGAAGGTCACCCGGATGCTGGGCGAGGCCCCGCAGCGGTCGCTCACCGACGTCGCCGTGCTCGCCTTCGGCGGAGCCACCCCGATCGAGTCCCTGCACCACTGCGTCTCCCGGCTCAGCCGCTCCTACCGGGTGCTGGTCGTGCTGCCGGAGCAGGCCTTCGACCAGGTCCCGGAGCTGCTGCGGGCCGGCGCGCTGGGCTTCCTCGGCACCGGCTGCGACCAGCAGGAATTCCACGACGCGCTGGCCGTGGTGGCCCGCGGCGCGGTCTACGTGACCTCCGGCTCCCGGCAGGCGCTGACCGGCGTGAGCACCAACAACGAGGCGGTGCAGCAGGTGCTGACCCGCCGCGAGCAGGAAGTGCTGCGCTGGATCGCCGACGGCTACACGCACTCGCAGGCGGCCCGCCGGATGGGCCTGTCCGCGGCGACCGTGGACACCTACGTCAAGCGGATCCGCGCGAAGCTGGAAGTCCGCAACAAGGCCGAACTGACCCGCAAGGCCATCGAGCTGGGCGTGGTCCGACGGGAACCCCTTCTAACGGCTGCGTGACCAGACCTGTCTGACGATCTCGTTCTGCGTGGCGGTGCCGGTAGCGGAACCTCAGCGTCCGCCTGGACTCCGCGTGCCCGGCCTGATGTATGACCAATACACGGCGGCCGGGCCGTGCCAGGCGAACGCTGAGAACCCGCGGCGGTGCAAGCGCCGAGCGTGGGCCAAGCAGCTTCGCCGCTTGAGGCCCCGCCTGCTCAGGCCAGCGGGAGGCTGGCTGTGAACCGGCAGCCTCCCTCGATGTTGTCCACCGCCACCGCGCCGTGGTGCGCCTCGACGATGCCGCGCACGATGGCCAGTCCCAGCCCGCCGCCGACGTCCTTGCCGGCCGGGCGCGCAGGCGTTCCCCGCCACCCGGGCTCGAAGACCTTGCCCAGGTCCTCCACCGGAATCCCGCCGCAAGCGTCCGAAATGGACAGCACGGCGGTACCGCCGGCGGAGTGCGCGGACACCGTCACCGCGCCGCCGGGGTGGGTGTGCCGGACGGCGTTGCCGAGCAGGTTGCCCAGCACCCGGCTGATCTGCCGGACGTCCACCCGCACCTCGATGGACTCGATGCCGCCGGGCACCAGCCGCACGCCGCGGTTGCGGGCCTGCGGTTCGATGGCGGTCACCGCGTCGTTGATCAGATCGGGCAGCGCCACCGGTGTCAGCGACAGCGTCAGCGAGTTGGACTGGATGCGCGACAGGTCGAACAGGTCCCCGACCAGCTGGTCCAGCCGCTGCGTCTCCTGCAGGATCAGCCCGAGGTAGCGGTCCTGGTCGCGGGCCATGCCGTCCTGCAGCGCCTCGGTCATGGCGCGCAACCCGGCCAGCGGGGTGCGCAGGTCGTGCGAGACCCAGGCGATGAGCTGCCGCCGCGAAGCCTCCAGGACCCGCTCCTGCTCGCGGGAGGCGGTCAGCGCCGCGCTGGTGGCGGCGAGTTCCTGCGTCAGGACCGCCAGTTCCGCCGAGCCGGAGTGCGCCGGCGCGGCGAACCTCCCGTCCTCGCCCATGGTCCGCGTGGCGCGCGCGAGACTCCGGCTGCCGTTGAGGATCCGCGCGCCGAGCAGCAGGCACAGCGCGAGCGAGACGGCGGTCGTCGGGATGCACGCCAGCAGCACCGCGACCATCGCCTGCTCGGTGAACACCCCGAGGAAGCCCAGGGCCACGAAGGTGAAGGCGATCTCGATGACGGTGACCACCGAGAGCACCATCATCATCACGACCAGTGAGCCCCGGCGCATCATCCAGAGGACTGCGGCGCCGAGCACGCCCACGGCCACCGAGCACCAGAGCGAGACGAGCGCGACGAAGAGCAGGTCTTGCATGGCCTTCATTTCTTTTCGAGGCAACGGATTGTTCACGTTCGATGAAGGTTGCCCCCGCGCAGGTTTCCCCCAGAACGGCGCAAAGTATAAGGTACTGAACCGAAAGTGGTGCTCCGTTCGGGATCAGCACCGGGGCCGGACTTCTGGAGTTAGTGATACGAGTGACGTCGGAAACTGACCGGAATGACGGCCCGAAGGACGAATCCCTGGATTCGCTGCCGCCGGAACTGCGGATCTACGCCCCGGCCGAAGGCACTCCGGTGCGACCGGCCGAACCGGAGAAGCCAGCCGAGCCGTCCTACGAAGAAGTCCCGCTGGCATCCCTGTCCGGCACCGCCCAGCCGCAACCCGCTCCGCCCGCCGATCCCCGGCCTGCCAAGCGCGTCGGCCTGCCGTCGAAGTTCTCGCTGATCGCCCTCGCGGGCGCGGCCGTGGTCCTGGTGTCGGTGCCGTTCGTCGTCGCGCTGCTGATGACCGGCCAGCGCGAGACCGATCGCGTCGCGATCGGGATGAACGCCTCGCAGGAGCAGGGCGCGCTCGTAGCGCCGGAACCGGCCCTCCCCGCGGGCGAGCCGGTGGAGATCCCGAACTCCACCCCGGAGGAGCAGAAGCCGGTCGAGACGAAGCCCCGAGCGCCGGTGCTCGACCCCGTCCCGCCGCCCGCCGAGGCGCCCGCCCGTGAGGTTTCGCTGCTCGGCGGACCGGGCTGCGCGAACAACGCGAAGCAGCAGTACCAGGCGGTCGGCTACTACGAGCAGGGCGACGAGGGCTGGTACACCCGCAGCGGCGGCAGCACCGAGGCGGGCTGCCGGGGCAGCTTCGACTCGATGCCGATGTCGGGCAAGGCCAAGACCTCGGACTCCAGGGTGTTCTCCAGGTGGACCTTCGACGTCTCCGCCGAGATGACGGCGGCCAGCTGCGCGATGTCGGTCTACATCCCGAACGAGAGCGACCGCCGCTACGTCGGGGCCACCGCCGCCCACTACTCGATCTTCAACGGCTTCGACCAGGCCGCCACGAACGTGATCGGCGTCAAGGACATCGATCAGACCGCCAACCGCGGCAAGTGGGTCGACCTCGGCGCCCACCGCATCGACCAGGGCAAGATCTCGGTGAAGCTGCACAACCGCGGTGAGGACTGGGAGGGCGGCGCGGACGGCGACGGCGCCCACGTCGCGGCCACCCAGATCCGCGTCACCTGCACCCCGGCCTGACCACGCGAAGAGCCCCTCTCCGGGGAAGCGGAGAGGGGCTCTCAGGCTGTCCGGATCAGAAGACGGTGACGCCCTGGGCCGAGGGCTGGTAAGAGCCGATCTGGATCGACACGACCGGGTACTCGTAGTAGTCGGCCCCGGCGACCTTCGCGTTCGTGGTGCCCTCCACGTTCGGCATGAAGGCGTTGAAGCCGTTGGCGACGCGCACGTTCGGGTCGCTCTTGTCGCCGAGCTCCATCTTCACACCGGCGAAGGCGGTCTCGCCCTGCTCCAGGCGCATGTTGGTCGGTTCACCCGGGATCTTGACGTGCTCGGTCGGCACCTCGAACGCCGCGCCCGTCATGTCCAGCGGCACCACACCGCCCCAGCCGTCGACGTAGCAGGCCTCCGCCGAGTTGTTCACCGCGGTCATCAGGAAGATCCCGGGCCGGTCCGGCTGCGGGGTGAGCGTCACGGCGACGTCCTCGACGGCGCAGGGGCCTTCCGTCGAGATGCCCGGCTGCGTGCCGTCCGCCTGCTGCCGCTCGCCCTGCCCGGGCTGGCCGACGACAGCGGCGTTGCTGCCCGGGACCGGCGAGGTCGTCGCAGCACCCTGGGCGCACCCGGTGAGCATGGCGATCCCGCCGGCGAGAGCAGCGACGGTACCCAGCACGCGAGTCCGGTTCAGCATGATTCTGTCCCCTCTTTTTGGACGGTGGGTGCGTCCCACACCCTTTGCTCAGAAGACGTCTGCTGCCACAGCGGGTTGCGTCTTGCTCAGAACTCGTCCGCGACCTGTGGAAACGCGAACCGGCAGCGGCGCCCCACCGGCTCCGGCGGCCGCGATGTGACCTTGATCCGGGCACGAACCGCCCACCGGTACCGCACAAGATCGTCCGGACCTTGTAACCTGGGGCACGCGGGTCGTTAGCTCAACTGGCAGAGCAGCGGACTTTTAATCCGCGGGTTCAGGGTTCGATCCCCTGGCGACCCACCAAAACCCCAGGTCACAGACCTGGGGTTTCGCATTGGTGGGGCCGGTTGCCAGAAAATCGCCAACTTTCCTCAGCGGCCCTCGACGTCCACGAAGGCCAGCGCCTCAGCGCTCGCGCGGGACTGCCGGCCCCTGCCGAAGTGGACGTCCTGCGTCATCGACACACGCGGGAGACCCAGCAGGTCGGCCGCCTGTCCGGCGGTCGGTCCGGCATCGGCGAGCAGCGTGGCGATCGTCTTCCGCAGCGTGTGGAAGGCGCTGGGCTTGTCGCCGAGCTGGTCACCTTGCCACTCCAGCAGGATGCCGAGCCGTCGCCCGCTGAACGGTTGCCTGTGGTCCCGACCGAAGACCTGTCAGGCGAACGGCGTGCTCGGTCGCTCCGGGACTTCCTGCTCTGTTGGTCCACGAATCGATGTGGTGGATGGGAAGTGGAGATTCCCGGCATGTCAGGGGCTGCTGCACCACATGGTGCCCGATCTGATCGCGTCGCCTGGCGCAGCCTTCGGACGAGCACGTGGAGGCTCCGGAGGTGAGAGGAATGGTCGTCACCAAGCAGCAGGTCGTCCAGAAGGCGCTGGACAACTACATCGAAGCGCAGGAGAGGGGCCTGGAGGTCGCTCAGAAGGCGCTGGCGATGCACCAGAGAATGCGTCGGGCGGAGGTGCAGGAGGGCGGACCCCCTTGGATCGATGAGGAGGAACGCACAGTCAGCGACGAAGTCCAGGACGGTCAGCGGGAGGTCGAGGCGATCAGGCAACGCCTCGAGGAGGCGCGGGACGCTCGCCTCAACGGGCCCCGCGCGAGCGAGGACTTCCTGAACGAATGGAAAGGCGACAACTGGGCGGACCAAACCGCTTTGGATGATTTCGGTGTAAGGCCCCCTGAAGATTCCGGCCTGGGGCCGATCGAGGATTACGAACCGGGCCGGCCGACCGGTGATGACGTTTCGGAGCTGCCGGTCACTGAGCCTGCGGAGCCGTTGCCGACGCCGAGTGCGAGCGCGGGCACGCCTGGCACGTTGCGCACGGGTAAGAAGGAACCGGGCCCGGACGCGGGGTCGGGGACCCTCAAGGGGCAGCCGAGCCCCGCGCCACCTTCCGAGCCGTCGACGGCGGAGCCGAGTCCTGGGCCGGCGGGTGGGACGGAGCCTGCCGAGGGGCCGGGCCTGCTGAGCAGATTCGGCGGGTGGCTGGCCGACACCGCGTTCGGCAAGGTGGTGCGGGCGGGATGGGAGTGGGTCGAGGACAAGGTGTCGAGCGTGATCGGCGTGGCCCTCGGCGCGGCTCTCGTGATCGGTTGTGGCGCGCTTCTATGGACGTTCTGGCCGACCGGTGGTTCCGAACCCGCACCTCCGAACCCCCCGGTCGTGCAAGCGCCCGCACCGGCACCGCCGGAACCTGCGCCGCCGAACCCGTTCGAACCAGTTCCGCAAGATGTGCCCCCGAACCCGTTCGGCGGACCGGAGCCGGCCCCGCCGAACCCGTTCGAACCCCAAGCCCCGCCGCCGAACCCGTTCGAACCCCCGCACGCTCCGCAAGGCGTGCCCCCGAACCCGTTCGAGCCTGGCGGGAGTGAGGGGCCAGCGGTGCCCCCGGCAGTACCCGCACCCGCGAATCCGTTCGAGCCTGGCCAGCACGGCAGTAACCCCGGCGGCGACCCCGGCAGCAGCGACACTGGCGGCACCGGCGGCACCGACGGCGGCAGCGACACTGGCGGCGGCAGCAGCGACACCGGCGGCGGCAGCGACACCGGCGGCGGCAGCGACACCGGCGGCGGCAGCGACACCGGCGGCGGCAGCGACACCGATGGCACCGGCGGCAGCAGCGACACCGGCGGCACCGGCGACAGCGGCGGTACCGGTAGCAGCGATACCGGCGGCAGCGGCGGCACCGGCGGCAGCAGCGACACTGGCGGCGGCAGCGGCGGTACCGGCAGCGGCGACACCGGCGGTCACAGTGGCGGTACCGGCACCGGCGACACCGGCAGTACCGGCGACAGCAGCGGTACCGGCAGCAGCGACAGCGGCAACACGGGCGGCACTGGCGGCTGAGCACACCGCGCTCCCGAGGAGCGGAGCAGGAGAGGTTGCCAACCAGTTGCCAAGAAGTCCTCCGCAAACGACAGCGACCGATGGCGTGTGCGGAGTGGACGGCAGATCGACTTCGCGCAGGTAATCAAAGGTGCTGGCAAACGGAAGAGGATGTCGATCAGAGAAACTAGGCCCGCGGGTTCAGGGTTCGATCCCCTGGCGACCCACCAAAACCCCAGGTCACAGACCTGGGGTTCGTGTTGGTGGGGCCTTGGGGTCGTCGGGTGTGCGCCGGGAGGGCCGAGATGCCGATGATCGTGTGGTGGCGCAAGCCGCCCAGTGCCAAGGGACGGCCCGATGGTCGGGCTCTGGTCGCGGCGCGCGTGTGCGTCGTCGCCCCGTGGGTGTACCTGGCGGTCTTCCTGCCGGTGGCCGTGCTGGCGCCGGTCACGGCCTGGGTGGGGCTGTGGGGACTGCGGGTGCTGGTGGTCCTGGCCGTCGCCGGGCTGATCGCCGTGTTCGTCCGGCATCCCCACGACGATCAGGACGGCGACCTCACCTTCACCATGGGCTTCGGCTCGGTCCTGATGGCGCTGCCGGCCCTGATGGGCCTGTTCTGGCCGCTGGCCCTGCTCCCGCAGATCGTCCCGCT
This portion of the Saccharopolyspora antimicrobica genome encodes:
- a CDS encoding response regulator transcription factor — translated: MRVLSEVTVFADQPELQEKVTRMLGEAPQRSLTDVAVLAFGGATPIESLHHCVSRLSRSYRVLVVLPEQAFDQVPELLRAGALGFLGTGCDQQEFHDALAVVARGAVYVTSGSRQALTGVSTNNEAVQQVLTRREQEVLRWIADGYTHSQAARRMGLSAATVDTYVKRIRAKLEVRNKAELTRKAIELGVVRREPLLTAA
- a CDS encoding sensor histidine kinase, translated to MQDLLFVALVSLWCSVAVGVLGAAVLWMMRRGSLVVMMMVLSVVTVIEIAFTFVALGFLGVFTEQAMVAVLLACIPTTAVSLALCLLLGARILNGSRSLARATRTMGEDGRFAAPAHSGSAELAVLTQELAATSAALTASREQERVLEASRRQLIAWVSHDLRTPLAGLRAMTEALQDGMARDQDRYLGLILQETQRLDQLVGDLFDLSRIQSNSLTLSLTPVALPDLINDAVTAIEPQARNRGVRLVPGGIESIEVRVDVRQISRVLGNLLGNAVRHTHPGGAVTVSAHSAGGTAVLSISDACGGIPVEDLGKVFEPGWRGTPARPAGKDVGGGLGLAIVRGIVEAHHGAVAVDNIEGGCRFTASLPLA
- a CDS encoding DUF4232 domain-containing protein: MLNRTRVLGTVAALAGGIAMLTGCAQGAATTSPVPGSNAAVVGQPGQGERQQADGTQPGISTEGPCAVEDVAVTLTPQPDRPGIFLMTAVNNSAEACYVDGWGGVVPLDMTGAAFEVPTEHVKIPGEPTNMRLEQGETAFAGVKMELGDKSDPNVRVANGFNAFMPNVEGTTNAKVAGADYYEYPVVSIQIGSYQPSAQGVTVF